The following proteins are co-located in the Pyrobaculum calidifontis JCM 11548 genome:
- a CDS encoding M42 family metallopeptidase has translation MDDFFELLKKLAEARGPSGFEDEVRELVAREMEPFVDEVVVDRWGNVIGVKRGSTNYRAMVAAHIDEIGLVVDHIEKEGFLRVRGIGGWNEVTLVGQRVWVRTRDGKWIRGVVGVTPPHITPSGKEREAPEMKDLFIDIGARDREEAEKLGVTIGSVAVLDRDVVKLQNDVVAGKAFDDRVGVAVMLYALRMLKETPTTVYTVATVQEEVGLRGAQIAAEKVSPHYAIALDTTIAADVPGVPERQHIVKVGKGPAIKVIDGGRGGLFIAHPPLRNHIIKVAEELGIPFQLEVLYGGTTDAMAIAFRREGVPTAAISVPTRYVHSPVEVLSLSDAVNAARLLAAVLEKTKPNIIEMFLDKKIK, from the coding sequence ATGGACGACTTCTTTGAACTGCTGAAAAAATTGGCGGAGGCTAGGGGCCCCTCGGGCTTTGAGGACGAGGTGAGGGAACTCGTGGCAAGGGAAATGGAGCCGTTTGTCGACGAAGTCGTGGTAGACCGGTGGGGCAACGTAATCGGCGTCAAGAGGGGCTCCACCAACTACAGGGCCATGGTGGCCGCCCACATAGACGAAATTGGGCTAGTGGTAGACCACATAGAGAAGGAGGGCTTTCTCCGCGTGAGAGGCATCGGCGGGTGGAACGAGGTCACCCTAGTGGGCCAGAGAGTGTGGGTGAGGACTAGAGACGGCAAGTGGATACGCGGCGTCGTCGGCGTCACTCCTCCGCACATTACGCCGTCTGGCAAAGAGCGCGAGGCCCCCGAGATGAAGGACTTGTTCATAGATATAGGGGCCAGAGACAGAGAAGAGGCAGAGAAGCTGGGGGTCACCATAGGCTCTGTCGCCGTGTTAGACAGAGACGTGGTCAAGCTTCAGAACGACGTTGTGGCTGGCAAGGCGTTTGACGACAGAGTCGGCGTCGCCGTCATGTTGTACGCGCTGAGGATGCTCAAGGAGACTCCCACGACTGTATACACCGTGGCCACTGTGCAAGAGGAGGTGGGGCTGAGGGGCGCGCAGATAGCGGCGGAGAAGGTGTCCCCCCACTACGCCATTGCTCTCGATACCACCATTGCAGCAGATGTGCCAGGGGTGCCAGAGCGGCAACACATAGTAAAAGTGGGGAAGGGGCCCGCGATTAAGGTCATCGACGGCGGCAGAGGAGGGCTGTTCATAGCCCACCCGCCTCTGCGCAACCACATTATCAAAGTTGCAGAGGAGCTGGGCATCCCCTTCCAACTGGAAGTCCTCTACGGCGGAACCACAGACGCCATGGCTATAGCGTTTAGGCGAGAGGGCGTGCCCACTGCGGCAATCTCCGTGCCAACGCGCTACGTCCACTCCCCCGTGGAGGTTCTGAGCCTCAGCGACGCCGTGAATGCAGCGCGGCTATTAGCCGCCGTGTTAGAAAAAACTAAGCCTAATATTATAGAGATGTTCCTTGATAAGAAAATCAAGTAA
- a CDS encoding mechanosensitive ion channel family protein — MKYRIIGEVIIKLFFITVLSFLIYYTVKEVLPLFHIAIPPEYIDFVRGLIVAAAGIIAVNVVGNAVILYLKPTIRERAYAVGNTVKVVGFLFVIILALATSKFGVEFAALGGTVTGLVLGLALQPVLGNLFAGLLILATRFVTVGDVVRITTSQLPYHLATLPAYKYFSPDYVVPGFKGRVVEIGLFYTTLLLDTGYEIRVPNSVLLNAGVVDYTPAWSESQIVLVRVELPLSVIDLDKAADEIREELKDFDVVAVDFTEQSDKDFVIVRVKIRVPLGRDWRPVKSEALRRILKYREKKIRENMYKYLCLTRGVACDRFLQQTG, encoded by the coding sequence ATGAAATATAGGATAATTGGCGAAGTAATTATAAAACTGTTTTTTATAACCGTTCTCTCATTCCTCATATACTACACAGTTAAGGAAGTCTTGCCGCTGTTCCACATAGCCATACCCCCAGAGTATATAGACTTCGTCAGGGGCTTGATCGTAGCCGCAGCCGGCATCATCGCAGTAAACGTCGTAGGCAACGCGGTCATACTATACTTAAAGCCCACCATACGCGAGAGGGCATACGCAGTGGGAAACACGGTCAAGGTAGTGGGCTTCCTATTCGTGATAATACTCGCCCTCGCCACGTCCAAGTTCGGAGTAGAATTCGCGGCGCTCGGAGGCACGGTGACGGGTCTCGTGCTCGGCCTCGCTCTCCAGCCAGTGCTCGGCAACCTATTCGCCGGACTGTTGATCTTGGCAACGCGTTTTGTCACAGTGGGCGACGTGGTTAGAATCACTACGTCGCAACTGCCATATCATTTGGCAACTCTCCCAGCCTATAAGTACTTCTCCCCCGACTACGTTGTGCCAGGCTTCAAGGGCAGAGTAGTGGAAATAGGGCTCTTTTACACCACCCTCCTCTTGGACACTGGCTATGAGATACGGGTGCCTAACTCCGTCTTGTTAAACGCGGGCGTAGTGGACTACACGCCCGCGTGGAGCGAGAGCCAGATAGTGCTGGTGAGAGTGGAGCTCCCCCTCTCTGTCATCGATTTAGACAAGGCTGCGGACGAGATTAGAGAAGAGCTCAAGGACTTCGACGTAGTCGCTGTGGACTTCACAGAGCAAAGCGACAAGGATTTTGTAATAGTCAGAGTAAAAATCAGAGTGCCGCTCGGCAGAGACTGGCGGCCTGTCAAAAGCGAGGCCCTGAGAAGAATTTTGAAATACCGGGAGAAAAAGATCAGGGAGAATATGTACAAGTACCTGTGCTTGACTAGGGGCGTTGCGTGCGACAGATTTCTACAGCAGACTGGCTAG
- a CDS encoding ABC transporter ATP-binding protein produces the protein MALVLERLESGYGKLKVLFGVSLRVEKNTVTALLGSNGAGKTTTLLTAMGVVKPWAGRVFLDGKDVTDVPPHKKVELGMALVPEGRRLFADMTVEENLLMGAYTKRAREKVLDTLEWVYSLFPRLRERRRQKAGTMSGGEQQMLAIARALMSRPKVLLLDEPSAGLAPKVVADLFDVVKRLKEEVSILLVEQNVAASLEISDYAYVLENGHIVKEGAPQELAQDEYVKKAYLGV, from the coding sequence ATGGCGTTAGTGCTTGAAAGACTGGAGTCGGGCTACGGGAAGTTGAAGGTGTTGTTCGGAGTCTCGTTGAGGGTGGAGAAGAACACAGTGACGGCGCTCCTGGGCTCCAACGGGGCTGGGAAAACCACCACGCTTCTCACGGCCATGGGGGTGGTGAAGCCCTGGGCTGGGCGGGTGTTTTTAGACGGCAAAGACGTGACCGATGTGCCGCCGCATAAGAAGGTAGAGTTGGGAATGGCGCTTGTGCCTGAGGGCCGCCGCCTATTCGCCGATATGACTGTGGAAGAGAACTTGTTGATGGGGGCGTACACGAAGAGAGCTCGGGAAAAGGTGTTAGACACCTTGGAGTGGGTCTACTCGCTTTTCCCAAGGCTTAGAGAGAGGAGGAGGCAGAAGGCTGGGACCATGAGCGGCGGGGAGCAACAAATGTTGGCTATAGCCAGGGCGTTGATGTCTAGGCCCAAGGTGTTGCTCTTAGACGAGCCGAGCGCCGGCCTCGCGCCCAAGGTAGTGGCCGACTTATTCGACGTAGTGAAAAGGCTTAAGGAGGAGGTCTCTATTCTCCTAGTGGAACAAAACGTGGCCGCGTCTCTGGAAATAAGCGACTATGCCTACGTGCTTGAAAACGGGCACATAGTCAAGGAGGGGGCCCCACAGGAGCTCGCACAAGACGAATACGTGAAGAAGGCCTACCTCGGAGTCTAG
- a CDS encoding ABC transporter ATP-binding protein → MILRLENVVKKFGGLRAVDGVSLEVGKGEFLAVVGPNGSGKTTLLNIISGVYRPDEGRVYFEGRDVTDLPPYKRARLGMARAFQVPRPFPELSVLENVVVGAVFNGGLDLHKAREAAEEALSYVGLASKKDQLAGKLTFNELRLLELARALASNPKLLLLDEVMAGLTPTEIDRFVELLRRLSEERGISAISLVEHRMRAVVRLAHRVVVMHQGKIIAEGPPEKALNDPRVVEVYLGRPWR, encoded by the coding sequence ATGATTCTGAGGCTTGAAAACGTGGTTAAGAAATTCGGCGGGCTGAGAGCGGTGGATGGAGTGTCGCTAGAGGTGGGCAAGGGGGAGTTTCTGGCAGTGGTTGGGCCCAACGGGTCTGGAAAGACCACACTTCTCAACATAATAAGCGGCGTATATAGGCCAGACGAGGGCAGAGTCTATTTTGAGGGCAGAGATGTCACAGATCTGCCGCCTTACAAGAGGGCGAGGTTGGGCATGGCTAGGGCCTTCCAAGTCCCCCGCCCGTTTCCAGAGCTCTCTGTGCTTGAAAATGTGGTGGTGGGCGCGGTGTTTAACGGAGGGCTAGACTTGCACAAGGCTAGGGAGGCGGCTGAGGAGGCGTTGTCCTACGTGGGTCTGGCCTCTAAGAAGGACCAGCTGGCGGGGAAGTTGACGTTTAACGAGCTTAGGCTCTTGGAGTTGGCCAGGGCGCTTGCCAGCAACCCCAAGCTCCTCCTCTTAGACGAAGTGATGGCCGGCTTAACGCCGACGGAGATAGACAGATTTGTCGAGCTTCTCCGCCGCCTCTCCGAGGAGCGGGGCATATCTGCCATCTCGCTTGTGGAACACAGGATGAGGGCCGTTGTTAGACTTGCGCATAGGGTAGTCGTAATGCACCAGGGGAAGATAATAGCGGAGGGCCCCCCTGAGAAGGCGTTAAACGATCCCAGAGTGGTCGAGGTCTACCTGGGGAGGCCATGGCGTTAG
- a CDS encoding branched-chain amino acid ABC transporter permease produces the protein MKPYLPLSIYLLLIAVAVLYPEYSKAVATFAFFMALGQAVNIFVGLTGYVDFGYAAFLAMGAYGLGIVVYYWPQLGIYALPMGLLLGVFMAAALATAVGGIALRLRGAYFAIATIGVNEGLKHLIIGANIWGGGAGLILGTSMFKAFGRDTALFLANVGSTTLVIATGLIAVVAMYLIQASKAGLALAAVRQDEDAAKVMGINPTKYKLLAFITSASLSGLLGAAHFPLGNMQIFPENVFFIEYILDGLAVVFLGGAGTVTGPIVGGLIYVLVRNLVGLFAPGYQVLATALLLMAVVILMPKGIVGTLKEYLPAKVREWVP, from the coding sequence ATGAAGCCGTACCTCCCCCTCTCCATATACCTCCTACTTATAGCCGTGGCGGTTTTGTACCCTGAGTACTCCAAGGCTGTCGCCACTTTTGCCTTCTTCATGGCACTGGGGCAGGCTGTCAACATCTTCGTGGGCTTGACAGGGTACGTCGACTTCGGCTACGCAGCCTTTTTGGCCATGGGAGCCTACGGCCTCGGGATTGTCGTGTACTACTGGCCGCAGTTGGGCATATACGCTTTGCCGATGGGCCTTTTACTCGGCGTATTTATGGCGGCTGCTTTAGCAACCGCTGTGGGCGGCATAGCGCTTAGGCTGAGAGGCGCCTACTTTGCCATAGCCACAATAGGGGTAAACGAGGGGTTGAAGCATCTTATAATCGGGGCAAACATTTGGGGCGGCGGCGCTGGCCTTATCCTTGGCACAAGCATGTTCAAGGCCTTTGGTAGAGACACTGCGTTGTTCTTGGCCAATGTAGGGTCCACAACGCTGGTAATAGCCACTGGCCTAATCGCAGTGGTGGCAATGTACCTAATTCAGGCCAGTAAAGCCGGCCTGGCTCTTGCGGCTGTCCGCCAAGACGAAGACGCGGCGAAGGTCATGGGGATAAACCCGACGAAGTACAAGTTATTGGCATTTATTACAAGCGCATCATTGTCCGGCCTCCTTGGCGCGGCGCATTTCCCACTTGGTAATATGCAGATATTTCCAGAAAACGTGTTTTTCATCGAGTACATACTGGACGGCTTGGCGGTCGTTTTTCTAGGCGGCGCTGGCACAGTCACTGGGCCCATAGTGGGCGGCCTCATCTATGTGTTAGTCAGAAACCTCGTGGGGCTCTTTGCACCAGGTTACCAAGTATTGGCTACTGCGTTGTTGCTCATGGCAGTGGTAATTCTCATGCCTAAGGGCATAGTTGGGACACTGAAAGAATACCTACCAGCAAAAGTCAGAGAGTGGGTGCCATGA
- a CDS encoding branched-chain amino acid ABC transporter permease: MDVLPFFLSGIIIGSIYGLTTLGLSLIFGVLRVANVAHGSFIMIGAYTAFFAFTLWGIVPFLSAALGFGLGALMGYLVYLGVIKPLRKMGELHTLVALFALGMFIAEVARVLWGPDFVGYRWSIGSFSVAGLEVDYGKALGAVFALVVALAIDFMLKKTYLGRAVRAVVQDPVGAQVVGVNVDRVYAFAAALGIAITTMGGVLLTLFIPVGINPYMGGPYTLIGFVIAVLGGLGSVLGAYVAGLIFGIIESVGFYAFSYLGFAEPSQMALFTAFVLLLVILLFKPTGLLKL, encoded by the coding sequence ATGGACGTACTCCCTTTTTTCCTCTCTGGGATTATCATCGGCTCTATCTACGGCTTGACTACCCTCGGGCTTAGCCTCATCTTTGGCGTGTTGAGAGTGGCCAACGTGGCGCATGGCTCCTTCATAATGATAGGCGCCTACACGGCCTTTTTCGCGTTTACGCTGTGGGGCATCGTGCCCTTCTTGTCCGCGGCCTTGGGCTTTGGGCTTGGCGCATTGATGGGGTACCTTGTCTACTTAGGCGTTATTAAGCCGCTGAGGAAGATGGGGGAGTTGCATACGCTGGTGGCGCTGTTTGCGCTCGGGATGTTCATAGCCGAGGTGGCCCGCGTGTTGTGGGGCCCCGACTTCGTGGGATATAGGTGGTCTATCGGCAGCTTCTCAGTCGCCGGCCTCGAGGTAGACTACGGCAAGGCCCTGGGCGCAGTTTTTGCGCTCGTAGTGGCCTTGGCAATAGACTTTATGTTGAAGAAGACCTACCTGGGCCGCGCCGTTAGGGCAGTGGTGCAGGACCCAGTGGGCGCACAAGTAGTGGGAGTGAACGTTGATAGGGTGTACGCCTTCGCCGCGGCCTTGGGCATCGCCATAACTACCATGGGCGGTGTACTTCTAACTCTCTTCATTCCCGTTGGCATAAATCCGTACATGGGAGGGCCCTACACGCTGATTGGGTTTGTAATTGCCGTACTGGGCGGCCTGGGCTCTGTGCTGGGCGCCTACGTCGCTGGGCTAATCTTCGGAATAATAGAGTCTGTGGGGTTCTACGCCTTTTCATACCTTGGCTTCGCCGAGCCTTCGCAAATGGCGCTTTTCACGGCGTTTGTCCTCCTGCTAGTAATACTGCTGTTTAAGCCAACTGGACTGTTGAAGCTATGA
- a CDS encoding amino acid ABC transporter substrate-binding protein: protein MQTKNLVIITTIIVVIIAIGIASWLLTPQQPAPVTPTTAKPTTTTQPATTPAQTTTTQATSSPSPSAKCPDEIVIGTAMPISGRYAAEGQYSLWGALAVVNWINDQGGLDCGGKKVRVRLVYRDSESKLELAQSITESLITQDKVNFLLSPYGSDLALGVSSIAEKYGVLMAVVGASSDRIFQQGFKYVLGVAAVASQYMVPVLDMIKQRDPTVKTVAILYRDSEFNRQVAEGAKAYAEKLGLQVVVYEVYPSSPKDLTPQILKVKQANPDVIIVASHFADGQLAVQQLAEQKVNAKAIALSVAPLVPEFYTSLKSLAECILGPSHWEPGVRYTPELAKQRGVEWFGPTREEFITYFKKVAKEMSGKEVDPGYHAAWAAEGVLALLYGVYKAQSASSNDVLKALQNARFMTFFSEFKLDPATNLNVAHSMVVTQWQNGTRVVVWPSAVAEGKLAYPSLTWEAKLGGAVCK, encoded by the coding sequence ATGCAGACAAAAAACCTAGTAATAATAACCACCATTATCGTTGTTATTATAGCTATTGGAATAGCGTCTTGGCTCCTCACGCCTCAACAGCCCGCACCGGTAACACCCACAACCGCGAAACCCACAACTACTACTCAACCGGCCACTACGCCAGCACAAACAACGACAACTCAAGCCACCTCCTCGCCTTCTCCCTCTGCTAAATGCCCCGATGAAATTGTTATAGGCACCGCAATGCCCATCTCTGGGAGATATGCGGCTGAGGGGCAGTACTCGCTCTGGGGCGCCTTGGCTGTGGTCAATTGGATTAACGACCAGGGTGGGCTAGACTGCGGCGGTAAGAAGGTGAGGGTGAGGCTTGTGTATAGGGACAGCGAATCTAAGCTAGAGCTCGCGCAGAGCATCACCGAGTCTCTTATCACTCAGGACAAGGTGAACTTCCTCCTCAGCCCCTACGGCTCCGACTTGGCGCTCGGCGTTTCGTCAATAGCTGAGAAATACGGCGTCCTCATGGCGGTGGTGGGGGCCTCCTCCGACCGCATATTCCAACAGGGGTTTAAGTACGTCTTAGGAGTAGCCGCGGTGGCGAGTCAGTACATGGTGCCCGTCCTCGATATGATAAAGCAGAGGGATCCGACGGTAAAGACTGTGGCCATTTTGTACAGAGACAGCGAGTTTAATAGGCAGGTGGCAGAGGGGGCAAAGGCGTACGCCGAGAAGCTCGGCCTCCAGGTGGTGGTATACGAGGTGTACCCCTCGTCTCCCAAGGACCTCACGCCCCAGATTCTCAAGGTTAAACAAGCGAACCCCGATGTAATAATCGTGGCGTCGCACTTCGCCGATGGGCAGTTGGCCGTGCAACAGTTGGCGGAGCAGAAGGTGAATGCAAAGGCCATCGCCCTCTCCGTGGCCCCACTGGTGCCCGAGTTCTACACGTCGTTGAAGAGCTTAGCCGAGTGTATACTGGGCCCGTCTCACTGGGAGCCCGGAGTCCGCTACACGCCGGAGTTAGCCAAGCAGAGGGGAGTCGAGTGGTTTGGCCCCACGAGAGAGGAGTTCATAACGTACTTCAAGAAGGTGGCTAAGGAGATGAGCGGCAAAGAGGTGGACCCAGGCTATCACGCCGCGTGGGCCGCGGAGGGCGTCTTGGCGCTGTTATACGGAGTCTACAAGGCCCAGTCGGCGAGCTCCAACGATGTGCTAAAGGCCTTGCAAAACGCCAGGTTTATGACTTTCTTCAGCGAGTTTAAGCTAGACCCCGCCACGAATTTAAACGTGGCCCACTCAATGGTAGTCACCCAGTGGCAGAACGGCACAAGGGTTGTGGTGTGGCCCTCAGCCGTCGCCGAGGGCAAGCTGGCCTACCCCTCGCTTACGTGGGAGGCGAAGCTGGGCGGCGCCGTCTGTAAGTAA